The sequence GCCTTATCTATAAATCAGCTGTATTGGACGGGTTTAGCTTTACGATGGGCTATTACGGTTCTTTAAATCCTGATTTCTTTAGAGAGGATGATGCGGATATAGGATTCGTAAAAGCTGGTAAAGATACATTCAGCAGATATAAAGTGAAGCATACAGGTGCTTACGGTATGTCAGTACTCGGTCAGGCATATTTGGAATACAACAATGGTACAGTAGATGCGAAAGCAGGTCGCCAATTGTTTGAATCAGTATTTACGGCTTCAAATGACACAAAAATGATTCCAAATACCTTTGATGGTATTTCTGTCAGTGCAAAAGTAGCATCAAAAACTACAGCAAGAGTAGCTTGGTTCGCTAAACAAAAATTGAGAGACCATGAAGATGCGCATGATGTTGTGACATTTAAGGATGCTGCAGGTGATAGCTGGGGTAACAATGATGATGCTGGTGTTCACAAAGGACTTACTTATGCAAACTTCGTAGCTGCTGGTGAAGATCCGAACCATGATATGTTCTTAGGGGATATCAAGACAAAAGCGATAGACAATTTAGACTTTACTTTAAGTGCTTTAACAGTGCCTGATGTCGTGACAGATATTGTGGCTGAAGCACACTACAGATTCAACCTGGATAACGGTTGGGCAGTAAGACCTGGTGTGAGATATTTCCATCAAATGGATGATGGTGGCGGAGCAGTAGGTGGCGCTAACCTTAAAGCCAATGAAGTTGGTTATGATGCAGGTGCAGTAGGTTCACTTGATTCTAGCCTTTTCTGTGCAAGAGCTGACCTTGAAATGCCAAACAAAAAAGGTTACTTTAGACTTGGTTACTCAAAAGTGGCTGATGAAGCGGATATCTTGGCTCCATGGAGAGGATTCCCTACGGGTGGATTTACAAGAGCAATGGCACAATATAACTGGCAAGCAAATACAGAAACATTCATGGCAAGAGCACACTATAAGTTCAACTCTACATGGACAGCAAGTTTAAGATATGCGATTCAAGATTTTGATGATACTAAACCTGGTACGCAGGCTGACAGTAATGTATGGCACTTGGATACTTGGACAAATATCACAAAAAGACTTCAAATGAGAACACGTATCGGTATTATTACTGCTGATGATGATATTGTAACGACTGGTGGTGGACTTAAAACAGATGTTTCTTATAACGAGTATCGTTTAGAGTTTAACTACCTTTTCTAGGAGTATGAATGAGGAGCATCATAGCACTATGTCTGTTTTTATGGACTGCTGAGGCGTACGAATATCATTTGACGCCTGTGAAGGTCTCTGAAGATGTACATTGCTTTTTTGGTGCACTCGAAAATATCACCAAGGAAAATGGTGGTAATATGGTTAATACATGTTTTGTCCAAACAAAACAAGGGTTTGTTGTCATAGACAGCGGCCCTACTTATGCATATGCCAAACAGGCATATACTCAGATGCAAAAGATCCAAAATCTCCCTGTAAAGTATGTGATTGATACACATGATCATGACGATCACTGGTTAGGTAATAGTTTTTATAAGAGCAAAGGCGCTTTGTTGATAGGTCCAAGGACGTATGAACAAAATGTAGTTATTGGTATGGAAACACGGATGCAGCGCAGTTTGGGCAGTGAAATTTACGGTAAGACGGAGATCGTAAACCTTGATACTGTTGTAGATCACAACCTCACACTTAATGTCGGTGGAAAGATCTTTGAAATTCAGCAATTGGTAGCAAAAGCACACACTCAGGGTGATCTGATCGTATACTTACCGGGTGAAAAAGTACTCTTTGCAGGAGATCTGGTGTTTAATGGGAGGTTGACTTCTATACGTGATGGTTCGATCATAGGTTCCATCAAGGCATTGGCAAAAATAGATGCACTGCATCCTCAGGTCATCATAGGCGGACACGGGTATCAAACTGATGCCAATGCTACCAAGGCACTTAAGGCCTACCTTCTTGAAATGAAAGAAGAGGTACTCGATGCACTGGATAATGATATTTCTATGGAAGAGATCACCAAAACAGTAACCATGCCCAAGTATAAGAAGATGAAACTTTATGATGTATTGCATAGCCGTAATGTCTTTGAAGCGTACCGGGAACTTGAAATGTATGATGAGGATGAAGAATGAGAATAGCTTTAGCTATGTTGTTATATTTACATGCACTCTATGCGATGGAAGGGAAGGAAGTGTATGAAAAAAAATGTGCTTCTTGTCATCAGGGCTATATCCCTATGTCTAAACTCAAAGAGAATTTTCAAGACTATAACAATACACTACTTAAGCTGACTGCTCCTACGTTAAACCAGCTCTCCTATAGATTGAAAAAGAGTATAGGAGATCCTAAAGGTGACAATGAGATACATCGTATGGAAGTGGCAGCATTTATCAGTGAGTATGTGTTGCACCCGGATAGCCAAAAAAGTCTCTGTTTAGACGAAGTGATGCAGTCTTTTCAAACCATGCCAAGTCTTGAAGGAAAGATCAGCGA is a genomic window of Sulfurovum sp. XGS-02 containing:
- a CDS encoding MBL fold metallo-hydrolase, producing the protein MRSIIALCLFLWTAEAYEYHLTPVKVSEDVHCFFGALENITKENGGNMVNTCFVQTKQGFVVIDSGPTYAYAKQAYTQMQKIQNLPVKYVIDTHDHDDHWLGNSFYKSKGALLIGPRTYEQNVVIGMETRMQRSLGSEIYGKTEIVNLDTVVDHNLTLNVGGKIFEIQQLVAKAHTQGDLIVYLPGEKVLFAGDLVFNGRLTSIRDGSIIGSIKALAKIDALHPQVIIGGHGYQTDANATKALKAYLLEMKEEVLDALDNDISMEEITKTVTMPKYKKMKLYDVLHSRNVFEAYRELEMYDEDEE